The window AACCTCGCGCTGGGCGCCAGCGTCAGCTTCAAGCTCTTCGCGTCGCTGCGCTACCCGTGGGTGGTCGTCCGCGAGCGGTGGCGCGACCGCCGGCGGCGCCGTCTCGTCGCCCTCGACGCCGGCCCCGGCGATCCGCCCACGGCGCCGCCGGTGATCGCCGACCGTGACCTGCCCGTGTACACGATCCTGGTCCCGGCGTTCCACGAGGCCAACGTCATCGGCAAGGTGATCGACAACCTCGACCAGCTCGACTACCCGAAGTCCAAGCTCGACGTGCTGGTGCTGCTCGAGGAGGACGACACGGACACCATCGCGGCGGCCCGGGCGGCCCGCCCGCCGTCGTACGTGCGCATCGTCATCGTCCCGCGTGGGGTGCCGCAGACGAAGCCGCGGGCCTGCAACTACGGGCTCAGCTTCGCCCGCGGCAGCCTGGTGGTGATCTTCGACGCCGAGGACCGGCCCGAGCCCGACCAGCTGCGCCGGGTGGTGGCCGACTTCGCCCGCGACCGCGCCGACCGCGCCGCCGGCGGCACCGGCGCGCCGCTGGTGTGCGTGCAGTGCGCGCTCAACTACTCCAACGCCGGCTACAACGTCCTGACCCGGATGTTCGCCATCGAGTACACGCAGTGGTTCGACATGATGCTGCCCGGGCTGGACGGCACCGGCATCCCGATCCCGCTGGGCGGCACGTCCAACCACTTCGACACCGAGATGCTGCGGTTGCTCGGCGGCTGGGACCCCTACAACGTGACCGAGGATGCCGACCTCGGGATGCGCGCGTCGGCGCTGGGCTTCCGGGTGGGGGTCAACAGCTCCACCACGTGGGAGGAGGCGTGCTCGCAGACCGGCGCCTGGATCAAACAGCGCACCCGGTGGATCAAGGGCTACATGATCACCGCGGCGGTCAACTTCCGGCACCCGGTGAAGTTCTACCGCGCCACCGGGCCGCTGGGCCTCGTCGGGCTCACCGGGCTGATCCTCGGCACGCCCGCGGCTTTCGTGCTCTACCCGCTGCTGCTCGCACTGACCCTGGTGACGTTCGTCTTCGGCCGGTCCGTCGACCTCGACATCCCGCCGTGGCTGGTCGATCTGGGCATCGCCAACTTCGTCATCGGCAACGGGGCGACGATCATCGTGTCGGCGCTCATCGCCACCCGCCGGCACGGCTGGCGGATCGGCGTCTACGCCGTGCTGAACCCGCTGTACTGGGTGCTGCACTCGGTCGCCGCCTGGCGGGCGGCCTGGCAGACCCTGTTCACCCCGCACCACTGGGAGAAGACGCCGCATGGCCTCAGCGAGGACGGCGACGACGACGAGTGACCCGGCGCCGTCGGCCGACGGTGGCCGGGTCGTCGCCGGCGGGAGCCGGGCTCAGGCGGCGACGGAAGCGGCCGGGTGCCGGCCGGGTCGGCGCCGCCTGCCGACGGCGGCCGGGTCGTCACCGGCGGGAGCCCGGCTCAGGCGCCGACGTAGGCGGCCAGGTGCCGGCCGGTGAGCGTGGACCGGTCGGCGACCAGTGCCGCCGGGGTGCCCTCGAAGACGATCCGGCCGCCGTCGTGACCGGCGCCCGGGCCGAGGTCGATGATCCAGTCGGCGTGGGCCATCACCGCCTGGTGGTGCTCCACGACGATGACCGACGTGCCGCTGTCCACCAGTCGGTCGAGCAACCCCAGCAGCTGCTCGACGTCGGCCAGGTGCAGGCCGGTGGTGGGCTCGTCGAGGACGTACGTGCCGGCCCTGCCCCCCATGTGGGTGGCCAGCTTGAGCCGCTGGCGCTCGCCGCCGGACAGGGTGGTGAGCGGTTGGCCGATCGTCAGGTACCCGAGGCCGACGTCGACGAGCCGCTGCAGGATCAGGTGCGCGGCCGGCACCTTCGCCTCGCCGGCGGCGAAGAAGGCGCACGCCTGCGCCACCGACATCGTCAGCACCTCGCTGATGTCGCGGCCGCCCAGGTGGTAATCGAGCACCGAGGCGTCGAAGCGGCGGCCCTCACAGACCTCGCAGACCGTGGCCACCCCGGCCATCATCGCCAGGTCGGTGTAGATGACACCGTTGCCGTTGCAGTTCGGGCAGGCGCCCTCGGAGTTGGCGCTGAACAGGGCCGGCTTGACGCCGTTGGCCTTGGCGAACGCCTTGCGGATCGGCTCGAGCAGCCCGGTGTAGGTGGCCGGGTTGCTGCGCCGGGACCCGCGGATGGCGCCCTGGTCGATCGAGATGACCCCCGCCCCGGCCGGGATGGAACCGTGGACCAGCGAGCTCTTGCCCGAACCCGCGACCCCGGTGACCACCACCAGCACCCCGAGCGGGATGTCGACGTCGACGTCGCGCAGGTTGTGGGCGGACGCGCCGCGGATCCGCAATGCCCCGGTGGGGGTCCGGACGGTGTCCTTCAGGCGGGCACGGTCGTCCAGGTGCCGGCCGGTCAGGGTGCCCGACGCCCGTAGGCCCTCGACCGTGCCCTCGAAGCAGACCTCGCCGCCGGCGCTCCCGGCCCCCGGGCCGAGATCGACCACATGGTCGGCGATGACGATCATCTCGGGCTTGTGTTCGACCACCAGCACCGTGTTGCCCTTGTCGCGCAGCTGCAGCAGCAGGTCGTTCATCCGCTGGATGTCGTGCGGGTGCAGCCCGGCCGACGGCTCGTCGAAGACGTAGGTGACGTCGGTCAGCGACGACCCGAGGTGCCGGATCATCTTGACCCGCTGCGCCTCGCCGCCGGACAGCGTGCCGGCCGGCCGCTCCAGGGACAGGTAGCCGAGCCCGATGGCCACGAACGAGTCGAGCAGGTGTCGCAGCGACGCCAGCAGCGGCTTCA is drawn from Nakamurella deserti and contains these coding sequences:
- a CDS encoding glycosyltransferase, whose protein sequence is MTDTAVPDLAATPVAAPAADVGPDPVSDGYREYAPLLTASPTGAAGEANFAAWVPRTPLPPVLPRETGGLLVAGGHITQEQLDRALEASRTQGGYVGEHLVARGDIHALTLYRVLATLWQAPLVDLAHERVDEEMLRGIGSRQILAQGWIPVRREGDTLVVATTVEPTAALLDQVRAAMGVDRLDVRTITPRDYALAVGSVFRNALLHDVTDGLADAQPERSARVSLYRWQQVAPVALIVLCVVGLVLAPSPTVVALLVVANLALGASVSFKLFASLRYPWVVVRERWRDRRRRRLVALDAGPGDPPTAPPVIADRDLPVYTILVPAFHEANVIGKVIDNLDQLDYPKSKLDVLVLLEEDDTDTIAAARAARPPSYVRIVIVPRGVPQTKPRACNYGLSFARGSLVVIFDAEDRPEPDQLRRVVADFARDRADRAAGGTGAPLVCVQCALNYSNAGYNVLTRMFAIEYTQWFDMMLPGLDGTGIPIPLGGTSNHFDTEMLRLLGGWDPYNVTEDADLGMRASALGFRVGVNSSTTWEEACSQTGAWIKQRTRWIKGYMITAAVNFRHPVKFYRATGPLGLVGLTGLILGTPAAFVLYPLLLALTLVTFVFGRSVDLDIPPWLVDLGIANFVIGNGATIIVSALIATRRHGWRIGVYAVLNPLYWVLHSVAAWRAAWQTLFTPHHWEKTPHGLSEDGDDDE
- a CDS encoding ATP-binding cassette domain-containing protein, with amino-acid sequence MTTRTTTEDRAAGRHAADSHDLIRVHGARQNNLKNIDVELPKRRLTVFTGVSGSGKSSLVFGTIAADSQRLINETYSAFLQGFMPTLARPDVDVLDGLTTAIIVDQQRMGADPRSTVGTATDANAMLRILFSRLGQPYVGSPQAFSFNVASISGAGAVETEKGGRTVKERRSFSVTGGMCPRCEGRGSVSDIDLTQLYDDSKSLNEGAVSIPGYSMEGWYGRIFRGCGFFDADKPIRRFTKRELDDLLYKEPTKIKVEGINLTYTGLVPQIQKSFLSKDVDAMQPHIRAFVERVVTFGVCPECHGTRLTEAARSSKIDGISIADACAMQITDLAGWVAGLTEPSVKPLLASLRHLLDSFVAIGLGYLSLERPAGTLSGGEAQRVKMIRHLGSSLTDVTYVFDEPSAGLHPHDIQRMNDLLLQLRDKGNTVLVVEHKPEMIVIADHVVDLGPGAGSAGGEVCFEGTVEGLRASGTLTGRHLDDRARLKDTVRTPTGALRIRGASAHNLRDVDVDIPLGVLVVVTGVAGSGKSSLVHGSIPAGAGVISIDQGAIRGSRRSNPATYTGLLEPIRKAFAKANGVKPALFSANSEGACPNCNGNGVIYTDLAMMAGVATVCEVCEGRRFDASVLDYHLGGRDISEVLTMSVAQACAFFAAGEAKVPAAHLILQRLVDVGLGYLTIGQPLTTLSGGERQRLKLATHMGGRAGTYVLDEPTTGLHLADVEQLLGLLDRLVDSGTSVIVVEHHQAVMAHADWIIDLGPGAGHDGGRIVFEGTPAALVADRSTLTGRHLAAYVGA